One region of uncultured Sulfurimonas sp. genomic DNA includes:
- a CDS encoding GAF domain-containing protein encodes MKYEYIYKKLANFGRDLLDDTSYEKGLPRIAKYAKEVIGAHRCSIYIYNVQKNELWTTLADGIKKIVISADKGLAGNTIKEKKPIIENNPYTNPHFLPDIDKESGYLTKNIVTAPIFNSKREIIGVLQLLNKEGGFDDEDIKFMVFFSHYISGYLELINLCLIEGKDNK; translated from the coding sequence ATGAAGTATGAGTATATATATAAAAAACTTGCTAATTTTGGAAGAGATTTATTGGATGATACTTCTTATGAAAAGGGTTTGCCTCGTATAGCAAAGTATGCAAAAGAAGTTATAGGAGCGCATAGATGCTCGATTTATATCTATAATGTGCAAAAAAATGAACTTTGGACAACGCTTGCAGATGGTATAAAAAAGATTGTTATCTCAGCAGATAAAGGTCTAGCAGGAAATACCATAAAAGAGAAAAAACCAATTATAGAAAACAATCCATATACAAATCCTCATTTTTTGCCAGATATTGATAAAGAGAGTGGATATCTTACAAAAAATATAGTTACTGCACCTATTTTTAACTCAAAAAGAGAGATTATTGGGGTGCTTCAACTCTTAAATAAAGAGGGTGGTTTTGATGATGAAGATATTAAGTTTATGGTATTTTTTTCTCATTATATAAGTGGGTATTTAGAACTTATAAATCTTTGCTTGATTGAAGGCAAAGACAACAAATAA
- the glgP gene encoding alpha-glucan family phosphorylase codes for MNLFPYHINEKYSTSVAYFSMEFAIDQSLKIYSGGLGFLAGSHMRSAYDLKQNVIGVGMLWSFGYYDQSRNEDNTLRAQYTRKTYYFLEELDVSATVKIHDNDVVVKGFLLRCDVYGTAPMILLSTDVEENDYLSRTITHRLYDDDENIRIAQQIVLGQGGVKILEALNQKIDIYHMNEGHALPLVYKLYDKYQNIDELKKHVVFTTHTPEKAGNEERNINLLHKMGFFNGLSLEKVREISAMEHSDTFSITVGALRSAKISNAVSKIHAKVANKMWADVENRCEIISITNAQNKKFWTDKTIIRALDEHEDYQVIARKKHLKKLLFDTVADQTGKMFDPEVLTIVWARRFAEYKRPGLLKYDFERFVKLINNTEMPIQIIWAGKPYPTDQNAIDIFNELIHISGHYKNIAVLVGYELELSRRLKEGSDLWLNTPRITREASGTSGMTASMNGSVHFSIDDGWHPEFARDGANSFTIPAVDFQLPIEEQDRIDNQNMMDILENKILPIYYNEPKKWVKIMKNAMTDVEFEFNSGRMVAEYYLRMYDYRKKEEVSEEQNND; via the coding sequence ATGAATCTATTTCCATATCATATAAATGAAAAATACAGCACAAGTGTAGCTTACTTTTCTATGGAGTTTGCAATTGACCAGTCTTTGAAAATATATTCAGGAGGCTTAGGTTTTTTGGCGGGTTCACATATGAGAAGTGCTTATGACCTTAAGCAAAATGTTATTGGTGTAGGGATGCTTTGGAGTTTTGGTTATTATGATCAATCACGAAATGAAGATAATACACTAAGAGCACAATATACACGTAAAACATACTACTTTTTAGAAGAACTTGATGTATCTGCTACTGTAAAAATCCATGATAATGATGTTGTAGTTAAGGGTTTTTTACTGCGTTGTGATGTTTATGGAACAGCACCAATGATTTTACTCTCAACTGATGTTGAAGAAAATGATTATCTCTCACGAACTATTACACATAGACTATATGATGATGATGAAAATATTCGCATCGCTCAGCAGATTGTTTTGGGTCAAGGTGGAGTAAAAATACTCGAAGCATTAAATCAAAAGATAGATATATATCATATGAATGAGGGGCATGCACTGCCTTTAGTTTATAAACTTTATGACAAATATCAAAATATTGATGAATTAAAAAAACACGTTGTTTTTACAACTCACACCCCTGAAAAAGCTGGAAATGAAGAGCGTAATATAAACTTATTACATAAGATGGGATTTTTTAATGGACTCTCTCTTGAGAAAGTTCGTGAAATTAGCGCAATGGAGCATAGTGACACTTTCTCTATAACAGTAGGCGCTCTTCGTAGTGCAAAAATCTCTAATGCAGTTTCAAAAATACATGCAAAAGTAGCAAATAAAATGTGGGCAGATGTAGAAAATAGATGTGAAATCATCTCTATTACAAATGCTCAAAACAAAAAATTCTGGACAGATAAAACAATCATTAGAGCACTTGATGAGCATGAAGATTATCAAGTTATAGCTCGTAAAAAACATCTTAAAAAATTACTTTTTGATACAGTAGCTGACCAAACTGGAAAAATGTTTGATCCAGAAGTTTTAACAATAGTTTGGGCTAGACGTTTTGCAGAGTATAAGCGACCAGGTCTTTTAAAGTATGATTTTGAACGTTTTGTAAAACTTATAAATAATACAGAGATGCCTATACAGATTATCTGGGCAGGAAAACCTTATCCAACTGATCAAAATGCTATAGATATTTTTAATGAGCTTATACATATTAGCGGACATTATAAAAATATAGCTGTTCTTGTAGGCTATGAACTTGAGCTATCTCGTAGATTAAAAGAGGGAAGTGACTTGTGGCTTAATACTCCAAGAATAACTCGTGAAGCTAGTGGTACAAGCGGTATGACAGCTAGTATGAATGGGTCTGTGCATTTTTCTATTGATGATGGTTGGCACCCTGAATTTGCACGTGATGGTGCTAACTCATTTACAATTCCAGCAGTAGATTTTCAGTTACCAATAGAAGAACAAGATCGTATAGATAACCAAAATATGATGGATATTTTAGAAAATAAAATCCTTCCAATTTATTATAATGAGCCTAAGAAATGGGTGAAAATTATGAAAAATGCTATGACTGATGTTGAGTTTGAATTTAACTCAGGTCGAATGGTAGCTGAATACTATCTGCGTATGTATGATTATAGAAAAAAAGAAGAAGTTAGTGAAGAACAAAACAATGATTAA
- a CDS encoding alpha-amylase/4-alpha-glucanotransferase domain-containing protein: MKKVSLLFGIHMHQPVDNTAKAVDEAVALCYEPFFETMSKYPEFKFALHCSGWLLDIIRTKHTKIFNNMKKLTQLGAIEWISAGYYEPVLSAIPSKDRQAQVSKLNNYIKEHLGVMPKGLWLSERVWEPAIIPDLQAVGTQYTMVDDYHFLSSGFESSKMDGYYETEESGHYLSLFPISKKLRYALPFSSVNHAIDAILEYAKEENSAAIIFDDGEKFGLWSKTHEQVYKNRWLEHFVEAVLSHKEIETKHYGEYLEQNHSKGLAYINNTSYFEMGEWSLKTNQTLALEALKEKLGDDYFDREGVAFIKGGIWKNFFIKYHESNYLHKRMLYWSLKQDTLDSSSLESLYKLQTNDVLWHGIFGGLYLDILRDNAYSYLLEIEQSQAKEKITYEYCDIDKDGYQELKVLSKSLSSVFSCVGAQMLEFGSLDKLFNWQNTIMRRKEAYHEEILHPKKRPTQVEASDEVQSIHNIVKDVDETLRDELIYDWHPKNSFVDHFSQTPFDLNSFKTLSFCEIGDFANSAYELDAQTNTFLRNGKFYLQDSYESRVEKRYVFEDDGLSLDFRCKSDYAGELFYAMEFNFHFKNPYLVLLNGKNLEDGLSISNIETLSIVDSFTQKEITLRCTKAMNIDAYILNTVSQSENGFDRVAQQISLIFSVAFASELNIQMHLGVSNV, from the coding sequence GTGAAAAAAGTTTCTCTTTTGTTTGGTATTCATATGCATCAACCTGTTGATAATACGGCTAAGGCTGTAGATGAGGCAGTAGCACTTTGTTATGAGCCTTTTTTTGAGACAATGTCTAAATATCCTGAGTTTAAATTTGCCTTGCATTGTAGTGGTTGGTTGCTTGATATTATTCGCACAAAACATACAAAGATTTTTAATAATATGAAAAAATTAACTCAACTTGGTGCGATTGAGTGGATTAGTGCTGGTTACTATGAACCTGTTCTTAGTGCTATTCCATCAAAAGATCGTCAAGCTCAAGTTTCTAAACTAAACAACTACATAAAAGAGCATCTAGGTGTTATGCCAAAGGGTTTATGGCTAAGTGAGCGTGTTTGGGAACCTGCAATCATTCCTGACTTGCAAGCCGTTGGAACTCAGTACACTATGGTTGATGATTATCACTTTTTAAGTAGTGGTTTTGAGTCTTCAAAAATGGATGGTTACTATGAAACAGAAGAGAGTGGTCACTATCTTAGTCTGTTTCCAATCTCTAAAAAACTACGCTATGCACTCCCTTTTAGTAGTGTAAATCATGCTATAGATGCAATACTTGAGTATGCAAAAGAAGAAAACTCTGCAGCTATCATTTTTGATGATGGTGAAAAATTTGGCTTATGGTCAAAAACACATGAACAAGTTTATAAAAATAGATGGTTAGAACATTTTGTAGAAGCTGTTTTATCTCATAAAGAGATAGAGACTAAACATTATGGTGAGTATTTAGAGCAAAATCATTCAAAAGGTCTTGCTTATATAAACAATACTTCTTATTTTGAGATGGGAGAGTGGAGCTTAAAAACCAATCAAACATTAGCACTTGAAGCACTTAAAGAAAAGTTGGGAGATGATTATTTTGATAGAGAGGGTGTAGCCTTTATTAAAGGTGGCATATGGAAAAACTTTTTTATAAAATATCATGAGAGCAACTACTTGCATAAAAGAATGTTGTATTGGAGTCTTAAACAAGATACTTTAGATAGTTCTTCTTTAGAGAGTCTTTATAAACTACAAACAAATGATGTCCTTTGGCATGGCATCTTTGGAGGATTATATCTTGATATTTTGAGAGATAATGCTTATAGCTATTTACTAGAAATAGAGCAAAGTCAAGCTAAAGAAAAAATCACATACGAATATTGTGATATAGATAAAGATGGATATCAAGAGTTAAAAGTACTTAGCAAATCTCTTTCATCTGTCTTTTCATGTGTAGGTGCTCAGATGCTAGAGTTTGGTTCACTAGATAAACTCTTTAATTGGCAAAATACAATTATGAGACGTAAAGAAGCTTATCATGAAGAGATACTGCATCCAAAAAAGAGACCTACTCAAGTTGAAGCTAGTGATGAGGTTCAAAGTATTCATAACATTGTAAAAGATGTGGATGAAACTCTAAGGGATGAGCTTATTTATGATTGGCATCCAAAGAACTCTTTTGTTGATCATTTTTCACAAACTCCTTTTGATTTAAACTCTTTTAAAACTCTTTCATTTTGTGAAATTGGAGATTTTGCAAATAGCGCTTATGAACTAGATGCACAAACAAATACTTTTTTACGAAATGGCAAATTTTATCTTCAAGATAGCTATGAGAGTAGAGTTGAGAAGCGTTATGTTTTTGAAGATGATGGTTTGAGTCTAGACTTTAGATGCAAGAGTGATTATGCAGGTGAACTCTTTTATGCGATGGAGTTTAACTTTCACTTTAAAAATCCTTATCTTGTTTTGTTAAATGGCAAAAATTTAGAAGATGGTTTAAGCATCTCTAACATAGAAACTCTTAGTATTGTTGATAGCTTTACACAAAAAGAGATTACACTCAGATGCACAAAAGCAATGAACATAGATGCTTATATACTAAATACTGTCTCTCAAAGTGAGAATGGTTTTGATAGAGTTGCACAGCAGATATCTTTAATATTTAGCGTAGCTTTTGCATCTGAGTTAAATATACAAATGCATCTTGGAGTCTCAAATGTCTGA
- the arsC gene encoding arsenate reductase (glutaredoxin) (This arsenate reductase requires both glutathione and glutaredoxin to convert arsenate to arsenite, after which the efflux transporter formed by ArsA and ArsB can extrude the arsenite from the cell, providing resistance.), with protein MYQVTIWHNPRCSKSREALSILQESGCEKEVIKYLEVKPTKDEITTALTMLGMNPKELMRTKEELYKELDLINEYDYDKLVDAMVENPILIERPVIFKDGKAIIGRPTSIIAKFLAS; from the coding sequence ATGTATCAAGTAACAATTTGGCACAATCCAAGATGCTCAAAATCACGCGAGGCATTGTCTATTTTGCAAGAGAGCGGATGCGAAAAAGAAGTTATAAAATATCTTGAAGTTAAACCAACAAAAGATGAAATAACTACAGCACTAACTATGCTTGGAATGAATCCAAAAGAACTTATGAGAACAAAAGAGGAACTTTACAAAGAGTTAGATTTAATTAATGAATATGATTATGACAAACTAGTAGATGCAATGGTAGAAAACCCAATACTTATAGAGAGACCTGTGATTTTTAAAGATGGAAAAGCAATTATAGGAAGACCGACTTCTATAATTGCTAAATTTTTAGCGAGCTAA
- a CDS encoding glucose-6-phosphate isomerase, whose protein sequence is MLKFESFSSADKSLERECMIKGAMNIIEDEMNSDSVGYYKLPKHSLTHIEALKNIDSSKFEQIVVMGIGGSSLGIKAIDSILRPYIADAKEILYFENSDPVTISEQLLRIKRDKACFFVISKSGATIETTSIFKTIISRCDLDLDGVDRERVFIITDKDSVLSKFAKHHQLREFNIPDNVGGRFSVLSAVGVVPLEMAGYDMKNLLKGAENFIERFFDGKENHLLEKAYNIYANSKSENINVLFSYADHLEALTKWYVQLWGESLGKINVNGKRVGLTPIGLIGSIDQHSFLQLIVEGSRDKTVTFISIEDVDNGLRVPDISLYAIEKTDFINNKSFNTLINAQCSATMQSLIESGVSVDAITMDKVIPENIGAIIVYYELLTSLMGAMLMVNTYNQPGVELGKTILNKKLKK, encoded by the coding sequence GTGCTAAAATTTGAAAGTTTTTCTAGTGCAGATAAATCACTAGAGCGTGAATGTATGATTAAAGGTGCTATGAATATCATTGAAGATGAGATGAATAGTGATAGCGTAGGTTATTATAAGTTACCAAAACACTCTTTAACTCATATAGAAGCTTTAAAAAATATAGATAGTAGTAAGTTTGAGCAGATCGTCGTTATGGGGATTGGTGGTTCTTCTTTAGGCATTAAAGCTATAGACTCTATTTTGCGTCCTTATATAGCAGATGCTAAAGAAATTCTTTACTTTGAAAACTCTGATCCTGTGACAATAAGTGAGCAACTCTTGCGCATAAAAAGAGATAAAGCTTGTTTTTTTGTTATATCCAAGTCTGGCGCAACTATAGAAACAACATCAATTTTTAAAACAATTATCAGCAGATGCGACCTTGATCTTGATGGAGTTGATAGAGAGAGAGTTTTTATCATAACAGACAAAGACTCTGTTTTGTCAAAGTTTGCAAAACATCATCAACTTAGAGAGTTCAATATCCCAGATAATGTAGGAGGACGTTTTTCTGTACTTAGTGCAGTTGGTGTAGTACCTCTTGAGATGGCTGGGTATGATATGAAAAATCTTTTAAAGGGTGCAGAAAATTTTATAGAGCGTTTTTTTGATGGCAAAGAAAATCATCTACTTGAAAAAGCTTATAATATTTATGCAAATTCTAAAAGTGAAAATATTAATGTTCTTTTTTCTTATGCAGACCATCTTGAAGCTTTAACTAAGTGGTATGTGCAACTTTGGGGTGAATCACTAGGCAAGATTAATGTTAATGGTAAAAGAGTTGGTTTGACTCCTATTGGCTTAATCGGTTCTATAGATCAACACTCTTTTTTACAGCTTATAGTAGAAGGATCTAGAGATAAGACGGTTACTTTTATAAGTATTGAAGATGTAGATAATGGTTTGAGAGTTCCTGATATTTCACTATATGCGATTGAAAAAACTGACTTTATAAACAATAAAAGTTTCAATACTCTTATAAATGCTCAATGCAGTGCAACAATGCAAAGTCTTATAGAGTCCGGAGTTAGTGTAGATGCTATAACTATGGACAAAGTTATACCTGAAAATATTGGTGCGATTATTGTTTATTATGAACTTTTAACTTCTTTGATGGGTGCAATGTTGATGGTAAATACTTACAATCAACCTGGCGTTGAGCTTGGCAAAACTATATTAAATAAAAAATTAAAAAAATAA
- a CDS encoding sugar phosphate nucleotidyltransferase, with product MKAVVMAGGFGSRIQPLTNSMVKPMLPIFNRPMMEYTMMSLRDLGISEFIVLLYFKPDTIKDYFKNGSDFGIKITYVIPDDDYGTAGAVKLAQKHIGDENFIIISGDLVTDFDFKKIISFHKNKNSKLSIGLTSVDNPLEFGVVISNEDNIIEKFLEKPSWGEVFSDTINTGIYILEPEILDYIPEGENFDFGKDLFPLLMRKKIKLMAYNFEGYWRDVGNPESYRDVYEDILNNIINFVIPAKAQQYPNGILYSQEPYELNDSVEITGTVVLGNNVTIKDNVKLNNVSIGDNVTIEKGSKIYNSVLWKNITIGKNVRLNHSVICNDNTIDKNVTAKLGVILAEGCSVGELVKFEQDVIIWPNKKIEPAAIVNNNLVLGSRYKNSIFENGSVFGKTNVELSCEMTTKLAEAFASLLPVGSKVIVGCDNAKASNMLKRAFFSGILSSGVNVVHLNGAPPSVLRYALANDDSLVGGAHFEQGINDPTSSGVTLFTEDAIRIDANSVKLIEKSFFGEKFRRVEYSKIGVVRETMHHEECNEYKMAVEKMFDGCFTKHSDFSVAVDLMYGTTTDIFPNILSDLGINKIILNAYKSDQKLFNFASLEERSQSDICKIVKSLEYDMGIIIHPNEQQLSLIADGGELLDKKNALLAVLKLLNMDSVDKKRKVFLPTWAPDIIYFENLEIDRGNYLNFKASKFREYFLIATVDGNFAFSEFGITRDAMYTSLKIMQLLIKNKVKLSELSKDIDSFDYRYIKVDCTQALKGKMMRKFLESAKNKRSSALDGVKIWENETDWILMIPDNYNSYLNIYIQATNKEAGDAIYEKYSAKIKKWSAE from the coding sequence TTGAAAGCAGTAGTTATGGCAGGTGGATTTGGTTCAAGAATCCAACCTTTAACAAACTCTATGGTAAAACCAATGTTACCAATCTTTAATCGTCCAATGATGGAATATACAATGATGTCACTTAGGGACTTAGGTATTTCAGAATTTATTGTTTTGCTCTATTTTAAACCAGATACAATTAAAGATTATTTTAAAAATGGTAGTGATTTTGGTATAAAAATAACTTATGTCATACCAGATGATGATTATGGTACTGCGGGTGCTGTAAAACTTGCTCAAAAACATATTGGAGATGAGAACTTTATAATAATAAGCGGAGACTTAGTAACAGATTTTGACTTTAAAAAAATTATCTCTTTTCATAAAAATAAAAACTCAAAACTCTCTATAGGTCTTACATCAGTAGATAATCCTTTGGAATTTGGAGTAGTTATTTCAAATGAAGATAATATAATTGAAAAATTTTTAGAAAAACCAAGTTGGGGCGAAGTTTTTAGTGATACGATAAATACAGGTATTTATATTTTAGAACCAGAAATTCTTGACTATATTCCTGAGGGAGAAAATTTTGATTTTGGTAAAGATCTCTTCCCTTTATTGATGAGAAAAAAGATTAAGCTTATGGCTTATAATTTTGAGGGATATTGGCGTGATGTAGGAAATCCTGAGAGTTATCGTGATGTATATGAAGATATCTTAAACAATATTATAAATTTTGTAATTCCAGCTAAAGCACAACAATATCCTAATGGTATTTTATACTCTCAAGAACCTTATGAGTTAAATGATAGTGTTGAAATTACAGGAACGGTTGTGCTTGGAAACAATGTCACAATTAAAGATAATGTAAAACTAAATAATGTATCCATAGGAGATAATGTAACTATTGAAAAAGGTAGTAAGATTTATAACTCTGTATTGTGGAAAAATATAACTATTGGTAAAAATGTTCGTTTAAACCATAGTGTGATTTGTAATGACAATACCATAGATAAAAATGTAACTGCAAAACTTGGTGTAATACTTGCCGAAGGGTGTAGTGTAGGTGAGTTGGTAAAGTTTGAACAAGATGTAATTATCTGGCCAAATAAAAAAATAGAACCTGCAGCTATTGTAAATAATAATCTTGTTTTAGGAAGCCGTTATAAAAATTCTATATTTGAAAATGGAAGTGTTTTTGGTAAAACTAATGTTGAGTTATCTTGTGAAATGACAACTAAACTAGCTGAAGCTTTTGCATCTTTGCTCCCTGTTGGCTCAAAAGTTATTGTTGGATGCGATAATGCTAAGGCTTCAAATATGCTAAAACGTGCATTTTTTAGTGGTATTTTATCTTCAGGTGTAAATGTAGTGCATCTAAATGGTGCTCCACCCTCAGTACTTCGTTATGCTTTAGCAAATGATGATAGCCTCGTTGGAGGTGCTCACTTTGAACAAGGTATAAACGATCCTACAAGTTCAGGGGTTACGCTCTTTACTGAAGATGCTATTCGTATAGATGCTAACTCAGTAAAGTTGATAGAAAAGTCTTTTTTTGGAGAAAAATTTCGTCGTGTTGAATACTCTAAAATAGGTGTAGTTAGAGAAACTATGCATCATGAAGAGTGCAATGAGTATAAGATGGCTGTTGAGAAAATGTTTGATGGATGTTTTACAAAACATAGTGATTTTAGTGTAGCTGTTGACCTTATGTATGGAACTACTACAGATATTTTTCCAAATATACTTAGTGATTTAGGTATAAACAAAATCATACTTAATGCATATAAAAGCGATCAAAAACTCTTCAATTTTGCTTCTTTAGAAGAGCGTAGCCAAAGTGATATTTGTAAAATTGTTAAAAGTTTAGAGTACGATATGGGAATTATCATTCATCCAAATGAGCAACAACTTAGTCTTATTGCAGATGGGGGAGAACTTCTTGATAAGAAAAATGCTTTGTTGGCAGTTTTAAAACTTTTAAATATGGACTCTGTAGATAAGAAAAGAAAAGTATTTTTACCAACATGGGCGCCAGATATAATTTACTTTGAAAATTTAGAAATAGATAGAGGTAATTATCTTAATTTTAAAGCAAGTAAATTTAGAGAGTATTTTTTAATAGCTACAGTTGATGGTAACTTTGCTTTTAGTGAATTTGGTATCACAAGAGATGCTATGTACACAAGCCTTAAAATAATGCAACTATTGATTAAAAATAAAGTGAAACTCTCAGAGCTTAGTAAAGATATTGACTCTTTTGATTATCGTTATATAAAAGTTGATTGTACTCAAGCGCTAAAAGGTAAAATGATGCGTAAGTTTCTTGAGAGTGCAAAAAACAAACGCTCGTCTGCACTTGATGGAGTGAAAATTTGGGAAAATGAAACTGATTGGATATTGATGATTCCAGATAATTATAATAGTTATTTAAATATCTATATTCAAGCTACAAACAAAGAAGCCGGAGATGCAATATATGAAAAATATAGTGCTAAAATAAAAAAATGGTCAGCAGAATAA
- a CDS encoding glycoside hydrolase family 57 protein: protein MNLSFIWHMHQPDYRNSSDKMQMPWVFLHAIKDYYDMAWMLERHKELKATFNITPPLINQLKLYYEKPHENDVFLSLWMQDIPNISQTDRIWMIKICKSTPYETMVKRLPSYEKLYNKEHYDNSEFFDLQVLFILAWCGEYLRTNNRVVDSLIKKESNYNQMDKELLLGELSRFISGIFDYYKSLYNDGRISISTTPLNHPILPLLMDMNNATKANSSTNLPKQSISLEDDARLHIQRAIELFEETFGFTPEGFWPAEGGVDEKSLTLLKECGVKWVATDEAILFKSLNSSQRRNLYAPYNFNDVCICFRDRKLSDLIGFTYRYWDASKAAKHFLSNLASINEEDSNNSAFVILDAENAWEFFPNNAFDFFDALYANLEQSHWCKTLHMDDVIKLASKPLNSLAAGSWINGEFNTWVGHREKTRAWELIYLTKRDYNRHVLNLKDEVKAKITEHFLFAECSDWFWWYGDDHFSDFASEFDTLFRSHLIDIYKLMNVSAPSDLFNPISKNRSSQDFWIKPKSHISPPVNGVKDSFFEWLGCGVVDESKLFSTMDKVRGPVSKILYGQDDTYVYFAFESNIQELYECDTITVIIEPIKFSKSIKFSAFIDGYCEEKFMGISIEISSRSIMEMRIDKSFIDLDIVEFRFEFTKEDNVVQTLPGFGELEIDLKTNYNKNWFV, encoded by the coding sequence ATGAATCTTAGTTTTATATGGCATATGCATCAACCAGATTATCGTAACTCATCAGATAAGATGCAGATGCCATGGGTTTTTTTACATGCCATAAAAGATTACTATGATATGGCGTGGATGCTAGAGCGTCACAAAGAGTTAAAAGCGACTTTTAACATTACGCCACCGCTCATAAATCAGTTAAAGCTTTACTATGAAAAACCTCATGAAAATGATGTTTTTTTAAGTTTATGGATGCAAGATATACCTAATATTAGTCAAACTGATAGAATTTGGATGATAAAGATTTGTAAAAGTACACCATATGAAACTATGGTTAAAAGATTGCCATCTTATGAAAAACTTTATAATAAAGAGCATTATGACAATAGTGAATTTTTTGATTTGCAAGTGCTTTTTATTCTTGCTTGGTGCGGTGAGTATCTTCGCACAAACAATAGAGTAGTAGATAGTTTAATCAAAAAAGAATCTAACTATAATCAAATGGATAAAGAGTTACTTCTTGGAGAGTTATCTAGGTTTATATCAGGTATATTTGATTATTATAAATCACTCTATAACGATGGAAGAATAAGCATCTCAACTACTCCTTTAAATCATCCAATATTACCTCTTCTTATGGATATGAACAACGCAACAAAAGCAAATAGTTCAACTAATCTTCCAAAACAGAGCATATCTCTTGAAGATGATGCAAGGCTTCATATACAACGAGCAATAGAGCTTTTTGAAGAAACATTTGGTTTTACTCCTGAGGGATTTTGGCCTGCTGAGGGTGGAGTGGATGAAAAAAGTTTAACACTTTTAAAAGAGTGCGGTGTAAAATGGGTCGCAACAGATGAGGCCATACTCTTTAAATCACTAAACTCTTCGCAAAGAAGAAATTTATATGCTCCATATAATTTCAATGATGTTTGCATCTGCTTTCGTGATAGAAAACTTAGTGATCTCATCGGTTTTACTTATCGTTATTGGGATGCTTCCAAGGCAGCAAAACACTTTCTTTCTAATCTTGCTTCTATAAACGAAGAGGACTCTAACAATAGTGCTTTTGTGATTTTAGATGCTGAAAATGCGTGGGAATTTTTTCCAAATAATGCCTTTGATTTTTTTGATGCACTCTACGCAAATCTAGAACAATCTCACTGGTGTAAGACTCTTCATATGGATGATGTTATTAAGCTTGCATCTAAGCCTTTAAACTCTTTAGCGGCTGGAAGTTGGATAAATGGTGAGTTTAATACTTGGGTTGGACATCGTGAAAAAACTCGTGCATGGGAGCTTATATATCTTACTAAGCGTGATTATAATCGTCATGTATTAAATTTAAAGGATGAGGTAAAAGCAAAAATTACTGAGCATTTTTTATTTGCAGAGTGTTCGGATTGGTTTTGGTGGTATGGAGATGATCATTTTAGTGATTTTGCTAGTGAGTTTGACACTCTTTTTCGTTCGCATCTCATAGATATTTACAAGCTTATGAATGTATCTGCGCCATCAGATTTATTTAATCCTATAAGTAAAAACAGAAGTTCTCAAGATTTTTGGATAAAACCAAAATCCCATATCTCGCCGCCTGTAAATGGTGTTAAAGACTCATTTTTTGAATGGTTAGGTTGCGGTGTTGTTGATGAGAGCAAACTTTTTTCAACTATGGATAAAGTAAGAGGCCCTGTTTCTAAAATACTTTATGGACAAGATGATACATATGTTTACTTTGCTTTTGAGTCAAATATACAAGAACTTTATGAATGTGATACGATTACAGTTATTATAGAGCCAATAAAGTTTAGTAAAAGTATAAAGTTTAGTGCTTTTATAGATGGATATTGTGAGGAGAAATTTATGGGAATTAGCATAGAAATTTCATCTCGCTCAATCATGGAGATGCGTATAGATAAGTCATTTATAGATTTAGATATAGTTGAGTTTCGTTTTGAATTTACTAAAGAAGATAATGTTGTGCAAACGCTTCCAGGTTTTGGTGAATTAGAGATTGATTTAAAAACCAATTACAATAAAAACTGGTTTGTTTAG